From Streptosporangium album, the proteins below share one genomic window:
- a CDS encoding F0F1 ATP synthase subunit gamma, with protein MGAQLRLLRRRIKSVKSTAKITRAQELIASSRIVKAQLRMQAAVPYEREITRAVTGVVSNTSSVDHPLTVAKERPTKAAVLIVTSDSGFCGGFNANILREAEALGSLLKGKGVEPVPFVTGRKGVAWHSFRNREMGGQWTGFSRKPAYSDAKGIADALIESFSAEDGVDEIHIVSTQFVSMLTQEVVVRRILPLEIEESTEKPDTPLPYFEFEPSASAVLDSLLPRYVESRIFTALLQSAASEEASRRRAMKSATDNANELIRVFTQQMNQARQAEITQEISEIVGGANALADAAAGKE; from the coding sequence ATGGGTGCCCAGCTAAGACTGCTGCGGCGGCGGATCAAGTCGGTCAAGTCCACGGCGAAGATCACGCGTGCCCAGGAGCTCATCGCTTCGTCGCGCATCGTGAAGGCCCAGCTGCGGATGCAGGCGGCCGTGCCGTACGAGCGCGAGATCACTCGTGCCGTCACGGGCGTCGTCAGCAACACCAGCAGTGTCGACCACCCGCTGACCGTGGCGAAGGAGCGGCCGACCAAGGCGGCCGTCCTCATCGTCACCAGCGACAGCGGCTTCTGCGGCGGCTTCAACGCGAACATCCTGCGTGAGGCCGAGGCGCTCGGCTCCCTGCTGAAGGGCAAGGGCGTCGAGCCCGTGCCCTTCGTGACGGGACGCAAGGGTGTCGCCTGGCACAGCTTCCGCAACCGTGAGATGGGGGGGCAGTGGACGGGATTCTCCCGTAAGCCCGCCTACTCCGACGCGAAGGGCATCGCCGACGCGCTGATCGAGTCGTTCTCCGCGGAGGACGGGGTGGATGAGATCCACATCGTCTCCACCCAGTTCGTCTCGATGCTCACGCAGGAGGTCGTGGTCCGGCGGATCCTTCCGCTGGAGATCGAGGAGAGCACCGAGAAGCCCGACACGCCACTGCCGTACTTCGAGTTCGAGCCCAGCGCGAGCGCCGTGCTCGACTCGTTGCTGCCGCGCTACGTGGAATCGCGCATCTTCACCGCGCTGCTCCAGTCGGCGGCCTCCGAGGAAGCCTCGCGTCGCCGGGCCATGAAGTCGGCGACCGACAACGCCAACGAGCTCATCCGAGTGTTCACCCAGCAGATGAACCAGGCTCGCCAGGCCGAGATCACCCAGGAAATCAGCGAGATCGTCGGTGGCGCGAACGCGCTGGCTGACGCCGCAGCGGGGAAAGAGTGA
- the atpD gene encoding F0F1 ATP synthase subunit beta: MTAQTVETGVGRVARVTGPVVDVEFPVEAMPEIYNALKVEVTLGEETRTLTLEVALHLGDNLVRAISMQPTDGVVRGAPVSDTGAAISVPVGDVVKGHVWNTLGESLDVPTASLKVEERWGIHRPSPAFDTLESRTEMLTTGIKVIDLLTPYVQGGKIGLFGGAGVGKTVLIQEMIRRVARNFGGTSVFAGVGERTREGNDLWLEMEEADVLKDTALVFGQMDEPPGTRLRVALSALTMAEYFRDVQKQDVLLFIDNIFRFTQAGSEVSTLLGRMPSAVGYQPTLADEMGVLQERITSTRGHSITSMQAIYVPADDITDPAPHNAFAHLDAQTVLSRPISEKGIYPAVDPLDSTSRILDPLIVGEEHYRVAQETKRILQKYKELQDIIAILGIDELSEEDRVTVNRARRIERFLSHPMYAAEAFTGQPGENVPLDETIASFKGLCAGEYDHLPEQAFFMVGGIEQAVAKAKELAR, translated from the coding sequence ATGACTGCACAGACTGTTGAGACCGGCGTGGGCCGCGTCGCGCGGGTCACCGGTCCCGTCGTCGACGTGGAGTTCCCCGTCGAGGCGATGCCCGAAATCTACAACGCGTTGAAGGTCGAGGTCACCCTCGGTGAGGAGACCAGGACCCTGACCCTGGAGGTCGCCCTGCACCTGGGCGACAACCTGGTCCGCGCCATCTCCATGCAGCCCACCGACGGCGTGGTCCGTGGTGCGCCGGTGTCCGACACCGGCGCGGCCATCTCCGTGCCGGTCGGCGACGTCGTCAAGGGTCACGTGTGGAACACGCTCGGCGAGTCCCTGGACGTGCCGACCGCGTCGCTCAAGGTCGAGGAGCGCTGGGGCATCCACCGCCCGTCGCCCGCCTTCGACACCCTTGAGTCGCGCACCGAGATGCTGACCACCGGCATCAAGGTCATCGACCTGCTCACCCCGTACGTGCAGGGCGGCAAGATCGGCCTGTTCGGCGGCGCGGGCGTCGGCAAGACCGTTCTGATCCAGGAGATGATCCGCCGGGTCGCCCGTAACTTCGGTGGCACCTCGGTGTTCGCCGGCGTCGGCGAGCGCACCCGTGAGGGCAACGACCTCTGGCTGGAGATGGAAGAGGCCGACGTCCTCAAGGACACCGCGCTCGTCTTCGGCCAGATGGACGAGCCGCCGGGCACGCGTCTGCGCGTCGCGCTCTCCGCCCTCACCATGGCGGAATACTTCCGTGACGTGCAGAAGCAGGACGTGCTTCTGTTCATCGACAACATCTTCCGTTTCACCCAGGCCGGTTCCGAGGTCTCCACCCTGCTCGGCCGCATGCCGTCCGCGGTGGGTTACCAGCCGACCCTGGCCGACGAGATGGGTGTTCTGCAGGAGCGCATCACCTCGACCCGCGGCCACTCGATCACCTCGATGCAGGCGATCTACGTCCCCGCGGACGACATCACCGACCCGGCCCCGCACAACGCGTTCGCGCACCTCGACGCGCAGACCGTGCTGTCCCGGCCGATCTCGGAGAAGGGCATCTACCCTGCGGTGGACCCGCTCGACTCCACCTCGCGGATCCTCGACCCGCTGATCGTCGGCGAGGAGCACTACCGCGTGGCCCAGGAGACCAAGCGGATCCTGCAGAAGTACAAGGAACTGCAGGACATCATCGCGATCCTCGGTATCGACGAGCTCTCCGAAGAGGACAGGGTCACCGTCAACCGGGCCCGCCGCATCGAGCGTTTCCTCTCCCACCCGATGTACGCCGCCGAGGCGTTCACGGGTCAGCCCGGAGAGAACGTCCCGCTGGACGAGACCATCGCCTCGTTCAAGGGCCTGTGCGCCGGCGAGTACGACCACCTGCCCGAGCAGGCGTTCTTCATGGTCGGTGGCATCGAGCAGGCCGTCGCCAAGGCCAAGGAACTCGCCCGCTAG
- a CDS encoding F0F1 ATP synthase subunit epsilon, producing the protein MAKLRVGVVSPEREIWSGEADMVIAKTIDGEIGIMPKHAPVLGVLVEGGVLTVKRGGGETDLVAAVHGGFLSVADDEVSILAELAELGSEVDVAAAKDALARAQASIEANQEDADAAVEAKRARARLRAAGEEVG; encoded by the coding sequence GTGGCGAAGCTGCGAGTAGGCGTCGTCTCGCCGGAGCGTGAGATCTGGTCCGGCGAGGCCGACATGGTGATTGCCAAGACCATCGACGGCGAGATCGGTATCATGCCTAAGCATGCGCCCGTGCTCGGTGTTCTCGTCGAGGGCGGCGTGCTGACGGTCAAGCGTGGAGGTGGCGAGACCGATCTCGTCGCCGCGGTTCACGGCGGGTTCCTCTCGGTGGCCGATGACGAGGTGTCGATCCTGGCCGAGCTGGCCGAGCTCGGCTCCGAGGTGGACGTCGCCGCGGCCAAGGACGCGCTCGCGCGTGCGCAGGCCTCGATCGAGGCCAACCAGGAGGACGCGGACGCCGCAGTCGAGGCCAAGCGTGCCAGGGCCCGGTTGCGCGCGGCCGGCGAAGAAGTCGGATAA
- a CDS encoding DUF2550 domain-containing protein, translating to MVLDVLIVVALLVALLASRVLILTRSRGSVLCCLRLMSGERGWRVGVARYADGQLNWIPLVGLLPRPRHVIVRRGLVVSGRRTVGSGEFYGFIEGVTALECKNGQHAFELAMGYRALTGFVAWLESAPPGAYLDVA from the coding sequence ATGGTGCTGGACGTACTCATCGTGGTGGCGCTGCTTGTCGCCCTCCTGGCCTCCCGCGTGCTGATCCTGACCCGATCTCGTGGCTCGGTGCTGTGTTGCCTGCGCCTGATGTCGGGGGAGCGAGGCTGGCGTGTGGGGGTAGCCCGTTACGCCGACGGCCAGCTCAACTGGATTCCACTTGTAGGTCTGCTTCCAAGGCCGCGCCACGTGATCGTGAGGCGCGGCCTTGTGGTTTCCGGGCGCCGCACGGTCGGGTCCGGTGAGTTCTACGGTTTCATCGAGGGCGTGACGGCGCTGGAGTGCAAGAACGGGCAACACGCGTTCGAGCTCGCCATGGGATACCGCGCCCTCACCGGCTTCGTCGCCTGGCTGGAGTCCGCTCCGCCCGGTGCCTACCTCGACGTCGCCTGA
- a CDS encoding choice-of-anchor C family protein has product MARGRCAVRLAVALPVACVLGLPVSAAAHVSVEAPSVVANGGFEGPVSLGSGSVQIKAGSTVGAWHVAMGSIDLVSRAGPWQAFSGRQSVDLSGRSPGSIEQSFPTVPDRCYTVGYALAGNPYGGPKVKTGYARVTQGSLTVQQRFSFDTAGKTSRNMGYVREGFSFCAQGSRATLSFVSATAGAYGPVLDDVTVTPRRLYPLPATGDAGVGGVNEPSGNDG; this is encoded by the coding sequence ATGGCGCGAGGCCGGTGCGCCGTCCGGCTGGCCGTCGCGCTCCCGGTGGCCTGTGTCCTTGGCCTTCCCGTTTCCGCCGCCGCCCACGTCTCGGTCGAGGCGCCTTCGGTGGTCGCCAACGGTGGCTTCGAGGGCCCGGTCTCGTTGGGTTCCGGGAGCGTCCAGATCAAAGCGGGAAGCACCGTCGGGGCATGGCATGTCGCAATGGGATCGATCGACCTGGTCAGCCGCGCAGGCCCCTGGCAGGCCTTCAGCGGGCGGCAGTCCGTTGATCTGTCGGGCCGTAGTCCCGGATCGATCGAGCAGTCCTTCCCGACGGTGCCGGATCGCTGCTACACGGTCGGCTACGCCCTGGCGGGCAACCCCTACGGCGGCCCGAAGGTGAAGACGGGATACGCGCGGGTGACCCAGGGCTCTCTGACCGTCCAGCAGAGGTTCTCCTTCGACACCGCAGGAAAGACCTCGCGGAACATGGGATACGTGCGAGAGGGGTTCTCCTTCTGCGCTCAGGGTTCGAGGGCGACCCTGAGCTTCGTCTCCGCCACCGCGGGGGCGTACGGACCCGTGCTCGACGACGTGACCGTCACTCCGCGACGCCTCTATCCCCTCCCCGCTACGGGAGACGCCGGTGTCGGGGGCGTGAACGAGCCCTCGGGGAACGACGGCTGA
- a CDS encoding cob(I)yrinic acid a,c-diamide adenosyltransferase has product MTRSDRNKPVVLSKIYTRAGDDGTTALGDMSRTRKTDPRLAAYADVEEANAAIGVALATGALDEDIAAVLVRIQNELFDVGADLCTPIAENPEFPPLRVEPSYIEWLEARCDEFNERLKPLRSFILPGGTPAVAQLHVARTVTRRAERTTWSALEAHDDVNPLTAKYLNRLSDLMFILCRVAAHGDEILWKPGGTR; this is encoded by the coding sequence ATGACGCGATCCGACAGGAACAAGCCGGTGGTGCTCTCCAAGATCTACACCCGCGCCGGCGACGACGGCACGACCGCGCTCGGCGACATGAGCCGCACCCGCAAGACCGACCCCCGCCTGGCCGCCTACGCGGACGTGGAGGAGGCCAACGCGGCGATAGGCGTGGCCCTGGCCACGGGCGCCCTCGACGAGGACATCGCCGCCGTCCTCGTCCGGATCCAGAACGAACTGTTCGACGTCGGCGCCGACCTGTGCACCCCGATCGCGGAGAATCCCGAGTTCCCGCCCCTGCGGGTCGAGCCCTCCTACATCGAGTGGCTGGAGGCGCGGTGCGACGAGTTCAACGAACGGCTCAAGCCCCTGCGCAGCTTCATTCTCCCCGGTGGCACCCCGGCCGTCGCCCAGCTCCACGTGGCCAGGACGGTGACCCGGCGGGCCGAGCGGACCACCTGGTCGGCTCTGGAGGCCCACGACGACGTCAACCCGCTGACCGCGAAGTATCTCAACCGGCTGAGCGACCTGATGTTCATCCTCTGCCGGGTCGCCGCCCATGGCGACGAGATCCTCTGGAAGCCCGGCGGCACCCGCTAG